Genomic DNA from Alphaproteobacteria bacterium:
CTTCCTAGTCTTTGCTATGTTTTGGAGTCCCTCTATGAGGTTATCGAGAGCTTTTTCCGTTTGAATTGTCAAAGAATATTGAATTAGCGGCTTTTGAGGAATAGAAGTAGGTTGTTGATACCTTCTGAAGCTGAAGATGCATTGCTTTGGAGTCTCAAGCGTCCTTGTTCTCAATTCAATACCTTGTGTTGGAATTCGATTGAGGCGACAGAACCCAGCTTCAATCTGAAGCCTATCAAACGTGAAGATATAAGGTATAGAATCAGTTCTCATGCTTTGAACACTTGCCTCAGGCTTGCTTATAGATATCAATGAGCTTTCCGAGAAGTTCAAGTGCTTCGGGGCGTGAGCGTTGGAACGAGTTACGACCGATGATTGATCCATTACCGCCACCATCACGAATGGCAATCGCATCATCAAAGACACTTTGTTCACCTTTTTTATCTCCGCCAGAGAAGACAACAATACGGCGTCCAGCAAAGCAAGATTCCATAATGTGGCGAACACGTTCAGCTTGTGTGGCAACTGGAATTTCGTGTTTTTCGTAGACTTTTTTGGCCTCTGGATTCTCTAAGTGTGCTGCAGGCAGTTTCACTTTGATAATGTGAGCGCCTAAAAGGCAAGCCATATGAGCACCATAGGCAACGATATCGATTGCTGTTTCGCCTTCTTTTGTGAGATTCCCACCCCGCGGATAAGACCATACAACCACAGCAAGGCCTTTGGCTTTTGCTTCGTTTGCAAGTTCACGGATTTCTTCAAACATAGGGAACATTGCATCACTCCCTGGATAGATTGTAAAGCCAATGGCAGAACAACCGAGACGCAAAGCATCATCGACAGAAGCAGTAACAGCCTGATCAGGGGCGATTTTGTTTGTTGAGAGGGAATTTGCGCTGTTCATTTTCAAAATGGTTGGAATGGCGCCTGCGTAGGTGCCAGCTCCAGCTTCAATCATACCGAGGGGGGCTGCAAAAGCATTAAGACCAGCATCGATTGCAAGTTGAAAATGATAATGTGGATCATAGCCATATTCGTTTGGTGCAAAGCTACGGGCAGGGCCGTGTTCAAATCCTTGGTCAACGGGCAGAATGATCATTTTACCTGTGCCGCCCAATTTACCAGTCATGAGGATGCGGGCGAGATTGGCTTTTGTGCCTGGATTGTCACTTTCATAGTAATCGAGAATTTTTTTGACGGCTGGTGTCATGCTCATTTGAGTATCCTTATTTTTAGTGGTCAATATGATTCGTTTGTTATGCTTTGTGGAAGGTAATGGCTGTGTCGCTCATGCGGCTTGAAAAGCCCCATTCATTATCATACCACGATAAAACGCGCACGAGTTTTTTATCAATCACTTGTGTTTGTGTAATATCAAAAGTTGAGCTTGCAGAGTTATGATTAAAGTCGCTTGAAACGAGCTCTTCTTCGCAAATATTCAAGATGCCTTTAAAACGAGAAGATTGCGATGCTTTGATCATGGCTTCATTGATTTCTTCAGCCGTTGTTTCTCTTTTTGCAATGAATTTGAAGTCAACCAAGCTCACATTTTGTGTTGGAACGCGAATCGCTGTGCCATCAAGTTTCCCTTTTAAGTGAGGCAAAACAAGGCCAACGGCTTTTGCAGCGCCTGTTGATGTTGGGATAATGTTTTGAGCCGCTGCACGTGCTCTTCTCAGATCTTTGTGAATGGAATCAACAAGGCACTGATCACCAGTGTAAGAGTGAATGGTTGTCATATAGCCATGCTCAATCCCAACGAGTTGATCAAGAACATAAGCCACAGGTGCAAGGCAGTTTGTTGTGCAGCTTGCATTTGAAATGACTTGATGTTCTTTTGTGAGTTGATCATGATTCACGCCATAAACAACGGTCAAATCAGCCCCTTCTGCAGGTGCGGAGATGATGACTTTTTTAGCGCCAGCTTCAAGGTGCTTTGCCGCATCTGCTCTTTTTGTAAAGATGCCAGAACATTCCATTGCGATGTCAATATTCAGTTCTTTCCAAGGCAATTGGCTTGGGTCTCTGACAGCAAAGACAGGGATCGATCTATTATTGACGATGATGTTTTTTTCATCATGACCAACAGGAAAGGGAAATTTGCCATGAGCTGTATCATATTGTAAAAGATGCGCACTGGTTCTGACATCACTCAAATCATTGATAGCAACAACTTCAAGGTCCTCTCTTTTTTGCTCATAAATCGAGCGAAGGACTAGGCGTCCAATGCGGCCGAAACCATTAATTGCCACTCTAACTGTCATTTCTTTTTCTCCCTACTTTTTCATATTCTTGTTGATGATATCACAAATTGCGTCACTGGTAATCCCAAAAAATGAATAAAGATCCTTTGCGGGTGCTGAAAGGCCAAATCCATGCATGCCGATGAAATATCCGTGTGGACCAATATAGCGATCCCACCCTTGACGAATCCCTGCTTCTATTGCGATTTTTCGCCCTTTGTAACAAAGGATTGACTCTTGGTATGAGTCTTCTTGAGCTTCAAATAGAGTGGTTGAAGGAACTGAAATAACACGGCTTGCAAGTCCTTCTTGTTTGAGTTTCTCATGAGCTTCAAGAGCCAGATGAACTTCAGAGCCTGTAGCAAAAATCGTTGCAGGATCTTGTCCTTCAGGGGCGAATTCTTTTAAGAGATAGGCGCCCTTGAGAGAGAGATTTTCCTTTGATGATTCAGTGCGCACAGCAGGCAATGATTGTCTGCTCAAAGCAATGAGGGTTGGTCCCTCTTGATGTTGCAAAGCAAATTCCCAGGCCTCAATGGTTTCAATTAAATCAGCTGGCCTGAAAACAGTTAAATTTGGGATAGCGCGCAGGGCGGCCAAATGCTCAATGGGTTGATGGGTTGGACCATCTTCGCCAAGGCCAATTGAATCATGAGTCATCACATAGATCACTCGTTGTTTCATTAAGGCTGCAAGCCTGATTGCTGGCCTGCAATAATCAGTAAATGTCAAAAAGGTGCCGCCATAAGGAATCAATCCTTTGTGAAGCGCAAGACCATTCATAATGGCCGCCATGGCATGTTCTCTGATGCCGTAATGAATATAGCGTCCTGCTTGATTTTGTGGATTATAAGTTGTACTACCTTTGCTCATTGTATTGTTCGAGGGAGATAGGTCAGCAGAACCACCGATAAGCATTGGGCATGTGTCAAAAATAGCTTGTAGAACTTCGCCTGATGCTTGCCTTGTTGCGAGTGCTGGTTTTTTTTCAAGGGCGCTTTGTTTGAGAGTTTTGAGTATATCCAGCACATTTTGAGACACATCTCCCTTGAGAGCAGCTTTGAATTCTATGCTTTGTGGATGAGCACTCAGAATGCTCTCCCATCCTTTGACGAGGTGGTTGTTGCGGTTGCCAATTTGGCGCCATTCATCAAGCAGATGTTCAGGGATCTCAAAGGCTTCATAATTCCAATTTAGATTTTTGCGTGTGGCTGCAACTTCATCTGTGCCGAGAGGCGAGCCGTGGGTGCTCTCTGAGCCTTGTTTGTTTGGAGCGCCATAGCCAATTGTTGTTTTGCAGGCGATTAAAGATGGACGCTCATCTGCAAGAGCGCTTTCAATTGCATTGAAAATTTGCTTTTCGTCATGTCCATCGATAGATTGAACATGCCAGCCATAACTCATAAAGCGCTGGAGGGCGTCATCAGAGCAAGAAAGGTTCATCGGGCCATCAATGGTGATGCTGTTGTCATCGTAAAGAACAGTGAGTTTTGAGAGCTTTAAGTGTCCTGCAAGTGAGGCTGCTTCGTGACTGATGCCTTCCATCAAGTCCCCGTCGCTAGCGAGAACGAATGTTCTGTGATTTACAAGCTCTTCACCAAAGCGAGCTCTGAGGTTTGTCTCTGCAATCGCCATGCCGATGGCTGTTGCAAGCCCTTGTCCCAGCGGACCTGTTGTTGTTTCAATTCCAAGAGATAGATCAACTTCAGGATGACCAGCTGTGTGGCTATGTAATTGTCTGAAATTTTTGAGTTGATCCAGTGTCATTCCTTTGTACCCAAGGCAATAATTGAGTCCGTAAAGAAGCATTGAGCCATGTCCAGCTGAGAGGACAAAGCGGTCGCGGTCAGGCCATTCTGGATGGCTTGCATCAAATTTCATGAAATGCGAGAAAAGAACTTGAATCACATCAGCCATTCCCATCGGAAGACCAGGATGTCCTGAGTTTGCTTTCTGGACTGCGTCGATTGCAAGGAATCTGAGGCAGTTGGAAAGATCTCTAGAGGCAATTTCCGGGTTTCTGTGTGATTTTGTAAGTAAATTCGTTGATTTCATGATATATTCCATTTTCTAATTGAAGAAACTATGTTAATTGTTAGCAGTGCTTTTTTGGCGAATCAAGTTTATTCTTTAAAAAAGACGTCGATTCCATTTTGATGAGAGGGTAGTTATGACAAATGAATCTGTATTCGATCTAAAACTTCAGACATTGCAGCAAAAGCTTGCCGAGCTTGAGACAGTGATGAGGGCCCGCATTGAACAAGAACAGGCTTTAAGGTTCGAGCAATCAATAAGTCATGACAAGGTGACTGAAGCGAATCGACGTGTCGATCAAATTATTGAACAGCTTGAAGAGTTAAGGAGGGCTGGATAATGCCTCAGTTTATTGTAAAAATCGCATCAAAAGAATATCCAATCTCTTGTGAAGATGGCCAAGAAGCGCGTCTTGAGAAAATTGTCTCTTATGTTCAAGAAAAAGTATCCCAAATTCTGGGTAATAACCCAACCTTAGTCGAATCACGGATGATGGTGCTGACAGCACTGATGCTGGCAGATGAAGTTCTTGATTTAAAAGAAAATAATGAAAGGCTTGCAGCAACAAAACCTCATGAATTAGAAGCAGAGGCTGTTGCAAAAATTCAAGCTGACTATGAGCCAATTTTGGATCAGATGATTGAATCGATTTCAGGACTTGTAAAACAGGCACAAGAAGCTTAAATTATAAGATGGAGAGTGGCTGCTCTTCTCGTTAGACAAAAAACCCCTGGGGCTATACTTCTTCCAAGGGAGCTGTCCCTGTCAGGATCTTGGTCTTGGCATATGGCGCCCACCTGTACATAACAGGCCTACGGAGGATTTGTCGACGGCTGTAGCGGCGCTCTCTGCTAATAAACATAAGGCATTCCTCTACTTTTTTGCGCATCGTATTGACTTGTCTTATGCCTCTTATTATACGTGACATATTTCCTAAATGAGGTGAATTGTTGTGGTTTTAGATCAAAAAGAAAAAGAAAGTTCAAAAGATACAAAGCGCTTTTTACGCCAAGATATGTTGACGTTGCGTATGAGTTATCTGAAGTCAGTGAATCTCTCAGATTTGATTGCTGATTTTAGATCACTGATTCGTGAGAAGAATTTATTACAAGGTGAAGACTCTGTTGCGGTCTATTGTCCAATTCAAGCAGAAGTTGATATCCTAGCTATTATGAAAGATTACAAAGGATCACTCGCTTTGCCAGTTATTGATCCTTTAACGAAAGAGATGCAGTTTCGGTCTTGGAAAGAGGGTGATCCCCTCATTAAAAATATGTATGGAATTTTAGAGCCGTCAAAAGATGCCAAGCTGGTTGAGCCTGATGTTGTGTTTGTGCCGCTGTTGGCCTTTGATGAAAGTGGGCATCGTTTAGGGTATGGGGGTGGTTATTATGATAAATATCTCCAGAGATTAAAATCCGAAGCGAAAAACCGAAAAACAATATTTATCGGCCTTGCTTATGAATCACAAAAGCTTGATGTGATCCCCATTGAAGATCATGATGAAAAATTGGACTTTATTTTAACAGAAAAAAAATTATACAGTGGCAATATTTGATTCTGGACTTGCGGTGCTCATAGTATTGTTCCATACTTTGAAAAAGAACATAGAACAATATAGGATGAATCTAAGATGGAAAAGCCGTTATACATGTGGGGTATTTTTATCGGCATTGTCTTATTTCTGTTGATTTTAGATTTAGGTGTTTTTCATCGACAAGATCGAGAGATCTCTTTTAAAGAGAGCCTGTGGATGACCTTGTTTTATGTGATCATGGCCTTTCTTTTTGGTCTCTGGGTTTGGTATATTAAAGGTCTAGACGGTTTTGCAGAATATATAACAGGATTTTTGGTTGAAAAGTCTCTGGCACTTGATAATATCTTTGTTATCTCTCTGATCTTTACTTCTCTTTCCATTCCTCTGAAGTATCAACATCGTGTTTTGTTTTGGGGAATCCTTGGCGTTATTGTGCTCAGAGCCATTATGATTGGTCTTGGTGCTCAGATGATTGCTGAGTTCCATTGGATTTTGTATATCTTTGCTGCTTTCATGATTTTTACAGGCATAAAGATGCTTTTTATGTCGGATAAGCCTGTTGAGATTTCTGAAAACCTATTGTTGATCTGGATGAGAAAGCATCTGAGTATAACAGATAAGCTGCATGAGAATAAGTTCTTTCTGCGTCTAGTGGATCCAGTTTCTAAGAAAAGAAAATTCTTTGTCACTCCTCTTTTTATTGCGCTTGTGATGGTTGAATTTATAGACCTGGTTTTTGCGGTTGATAGTATCCCTGCAATTTTTGCGATTACCCAAGATACATACATCGTTTATACAAGTAATATATTCGCAATTTTGGGCTTGAGAGCTTTGTATTTTGCGCTGGCCTCGATTATCAATCAATTCCACTATCTGAAATATGCGCTCGCAATTGTTTTGATCTTTATTGGTGCTAAAATTTTTATCGCCGATGCTTTTGGTCTGGCTAAAATTCCACCCTTGCTGTCATTAATTGTTACGCTCAGCATTTTAATTGGTGGTGTTTTGGTTTCATTCATGAAGAAAAAAAATATGGAGGCTCAATGATAGGTGCACTTGATACATTGTCGGATTCATTAAGGAAAATCATTGTAACGAAAGTCTGGGATTATTCAGTTATCGTACTCATACTTATCAATACAATCGTTCTTGGAATGGAAACATATCCAGCCCTGATGGAAAGTCATGGTGTTCTTTTAAAACAAATAGATCAAATGATCCTCTATTTATTTGTGATCGAAATTTCATGCCGTTTGATTGTCTATCGTTCAGAATTTTTCACACAGCCCTGGTCATTTTTCGATTTTCTTGTTGTGAGTATTGCTCTTGTGCCATCACAAGATGCATTTAGCGCATTAAGAGCTGCCAGAGCCTTGCGTGTTTTGCGTATGATTTCTATTTTCCCTAAGCTAAGGGGCGTTATTGAAGGCTTAATTAAAGCTGTCCCCGGCATTTGTGCCATTGGCGCTGTCATGGCGATTATCATTTGTGTTTTTGGATTAATGGCGAGTAAGCTGTACGGTGCGGATTACCCGGATTGGTTTGGTAATTTGCATCTTTCTGTCTTTAGTCTCTTTCAAATTATGACGCTTGAAGGATGGCCAGACATTGTGAGAACAGTGATGGAAGAAAAGCCATTCGCTTGGATTTTCTTTGTGATCTACATCTTAATCGCGACATTCAGTATTTTGAATCTCTTCATCGCTGTTGTTGTCGAGGCAATGCAAAGAAATCATGAGGTAGAGGAAGATGCGGAGCTTGATAGGCTTGATGTGATTAATCGGAAGCTTGATGTGATTGTGTCGAAATTATCTGAGAAATTATGAACGATTGGTAAGGTGCACAATTGTCATCCTGAGGCCCGCCTTGCGGGCCGCGAGGATCCAGTCCTGACTGATGAGTGCAAGACACTGGTTGAGAGATTTCTGGATGGTCGCGTCGCTACGCTCCTCACCATGACGGTATTTATAAATCTCTCTTATAACTCTTTATCAATCAATTCTGTGATCTCAAGACCTCTAAAGGCTTTTTTTCATATAGAATCGTTGATGATCTTTTGGGCAGTCATCAAGAATGCCGAACACCTCATATTCTTGTTTTAGGTAAAAATCCTTTGCTTGAAAATCAAAAGTATCTAAGTGGCTTAACCTTGCGCCTTTTGATTTTGCTATCTCTTCAACATGATTCAAGAGTTTTGATCCTAAATCAAGGCCGCGATAGGCTTCATCGACAAAAAGATGATCGATATGAAGAATGCTCTGAAGGAAATAGAGATTTGCGTTAATGCCGCCGATAATTACGCCATTATTTTTAATATGAAAATTCAAAGGAAGGCTTGAGGGTTTCTCAGATTTTATATTGAGCTTGTCTCTGTTAAATGCAGAAAGGTGTTTGAGAATTGAGTCTTGTTCTTCTGCATTGCTTGTGAGAATTTTAAAAAGGGAAGGTTTCATTTTTTGATTTCTGGGCCTGTTTTATAGAGACAGGTCATCATAATTTATTTGACAAATAAGGTAAAGACTTTATCGTACTGAACATTGTTGATCGAATGCTATAAGGAGGATCTCAGATGGTTGGTGCAATTGAAGGTGTTAGAACGCATAGCACAGAAGCGAGTCCTTTTGTTTTCTATATGAAAAAATTCTCGGTTGAAAACAACGCTCATTTGATTGGGCGTATTGCAAAAGTTTCCACAAGAACGCCTTATAAAATTTTGCTATTACTGCGCCAGGTGAGCAAGGAGTTTGCGAGCAGTCCAGAGTTTACAAAAGTTGTTGCTTTGCATTCGGTCTTTATGATTACTGTCTATAGTCAACACATTTTTATGAGAT
This window encodes:
- a CDS encoding 5-formyltetrahydrofolate cyclo-ligase, coding for MVLDQKEKESSKDTKRFLRQDMLTLRMSYLKSVNLSDLIADFRSLIREKNLLQGEDSVAVYCPIQAEVDILAIMKDYKGSLALPVIDPLTKEMQFRSWKEGDPLIKNMYGILEPSKDAKLVEPDVVFVPLLAFDESGHRLGYGGGYYDKYLQRLKSEAKNRKTIFIGLAYESQKLDVIPIEDHDEKLDFILTEKKLYSGNI
- a CDS encoding class I fructose-bisphosphate aldolase, which produces MSMTPAVKKILDYYESDNPGTKANLARILMTGKLGGTGKMIILPVDQGFEHGPARSFAPNEYGYDPHYHFQLAIDAGLNAFAAPLGMIEAGAGTYAGAIPTILKMNSANSLSTNKIAPDQAVTASVDDALRLGCSAIGFTIYPGSDAMFPMFEEIRELANEAKAKGLAVVVWSYPRGGNLTKEGETAIDIVAYGAHMACLLGAHIIKVKLPAAHLENPEAKKVYEKHEIPVATQAERVRHIMESCFAGRRIVVFSGGDKKGEQSVFDDAIAIRDGGGNGSIIGRNSFQRSRPEALELLGKLIDIYKQA
- the tkt gene encoding transketolase codes for the protein MKSTNLLTKSHRNPEIASRDLSNCLRFLAIDAVQKANSGHPGLPMGMADVIQVLFSHFMKFDASHPEWPDRDRFVLSAGHGSMLLYGLNYCLGYKGMTLDQLKNFRQLHSHTAGHPEVDLSLGIETTTGPLGQGLATAIGMAIAETNLRARFGEELVNHRTFVLASDGDLMEGISHEAASLAGHLKLSKLTVLYDDNSITIDGPMNLSCSDDALQRFMSYGWHVQSIDGHDEKQIFNAIESALADERPSLIACKTTIGYGAPNKQGSESTHGSPLGTDEVAATRKNLNWNYEAFEIPEHLLDEWRQIGNRNNHLVKGWESILSAHPQSIEFKAALKGDVSQNVLDILKTLKQSALEKKPALATRQASGEVLQAIFDTCPMLIGGSADLSPSNNTMSKGSTTYNPQNQAGRYIHYGIREHAMAAIMNGLALHKGLIPYGGTFLTFTDYCRPAIRLAALMKQRVIYVMTHDSIGLGEDGPTHQPIEHLAALRAIPNLTVFRPADLIETIEAWEFALQHQEGPTLIALSRQSLPAVRTESSKENLSLKGAYLLKEFAPEGQDPATIFATGSEVHLALEAHEKLKQEGLASRVISVPSTTLFEAQEDSYQESILCYKGRKIAIEAGIRQGWDRYIGPHGYFIGMHGFGLSAPAKDLYSFFGITSDAICDIINKNMKK
- a CDS encoding cell division protein ZapA, whose translation is MPQFIVKIASKEYPISCEDGQEARLEKIVSYVQEKVSQILGNNPTLVESRMMVLTALMLADEVLDLKENNERLAATKPHELEAEAVAKIQADYEPILDQMIESISGLVKQAQEA
- the gap gene encoding type I glyceraldehyde-3-phosphate dehydrogenase, encoding MTVRVAINGFGRIGRLVLRSIYEQKREDLEVVAINDLSDVRTSAHLLQYDTAHGKFPFPVGHDEKNIIVNNRSIPVFAVRDPSQLPWKELNIDIAMECSGIFTKRADAAKHLEAGAKKVIISAPAEGADLTVVYGVNHDQLTKEHQVISNASCTTNCLAPVAYVLDQLVGIEHGYMTTIHSYTGDQCLVDSIHKDLRRARAAAQNIIPTSTGAAKAVGLVLPHLKGKLDGTAIRVPTQNVSLVDFKFIAKRETTAEEINEAMIKASQSSRFKGILNICEEELVSSDFNHNSASSTFDITQTQVIDKKLVRVLSWYDNEWGFSSRMSDTAITFHKA
- a CDS encoding GNAT family N-acetyltransferase; its protein translation is MKPSLFKILTSNAEEQDSILKHLSAFNRDKLNIKSEKPSSLPLNFHIKNNGVIIGGINANLYFLQSILHIDHLFVDEAYRGLDLGSKLLNHVEEIAKSKGARLSHLDTFDFQAKDFYLKQEYEVFGILDDCPKDHQRFYMKKSL
- a CDS encoding TerC family protein; this translates as MEKPLYMWGIFIGIVLFLLILDLGVFHRQDREISFKESLWMTLFYVIMAFLFGLWVWYIKGLDGFAEYITGFLVEKSLALDNIFVISLIFTSLSIPLKYQHRVLFWGILGVIVLRAIMIGLGAQMIAEFHWILYIFAAFMIFTGIKMLFMSDKPVEISENLLLIWMRKHLSITDKLHENKFFLRLVDPVSKKRKFFVTPLFIALVMVEFIDLVFAVDSIPAIFAITQDTYIVYTSNIFAILGLRALYFALASIINQFHYLKYALAIVLIFIGAKIFIADAFGLAKIPPLLSLIVTLSILIGGVLVSFMKKKNMEAQ
- a CDS encoding ion transporter → MIGALDTLSDSLRKIIVTKVWDYSVIVLILINTIVLGMETYPALMESHGVLLKQIDQMILYLFVIEISCRLIVYRSEFFTQPWSFFDFLVVSIALVPSQDAFSALRAARALRVLRMISIFPKLRGVIEGLIKAVPGICAIGAVMAIIICVFGLMASKLYGADYPDWFGNLHLSVFSLFQIMTLEGWPDIVRTVMEEKPFAWIFFVIYILIATFSILNLFIAVVVEAMQRNHEVEEDAELDRLDVINRKLDVIVSKLSEKL